A portion of the Macrobrachium nipponense isolate FS-2020 chromosome 12, ASM1510439v2, whole genome shotgun sequence genome contains these proteins:
- the LOC135224320 gene encoding uncharacterized protein LOC135224320, translated as MGVSVEVKGGWRINTFLFLLTGSQAVVLPWAPVILKATNLSAQNVGIVMGVITFVGSVGVHGCLAAMKRTHSGAARRLTLLVLTLVGSVLYTTSVLLLPTLAGGNTCPASSSASSVISKPHVPPDVNSEFSWNVTNSVLDRVSSPPSEIKISSTAKENPRPSSTTTSNLSENSSFSSTAPKETEKGPTSLPSPKPSTNDQGKISGSILTTTLTKSESTSTTIGSPTQSSKTTLNIVGAHDATTLPEPHEAEKPKDQAQSEITTKVDSSLDKTTGLKHFQSDTSMIHKGTLSQKPDASKVSQTSFHSFHNGDQTQNSAENINDTSASSSDDLFYYYDEEEEEEEEQPNSKAKPSAESYKQNHSFNARKTQHNYKTHENPLVGRQPEMPPVVAVRENNRLANRGGSFDDYAEGLPLERINNRDEWSNAFVKPELTNKVEASRTLHLPRQQASRLHSAQYRDHENGRYYDPHSRNGYHLQNHPLPRTHRKSSGTFDDQYEQRRKRSVNPSQMTTGAEKGKTENSDTGDAESRNVTSVDKAYIRSLAINIESPVGIQTGVAILLILGTLASAGIETGVAQLWHCHSHGYDEGGVSQDILHRTITHTFQFSFYAAHKTWAGLTSGAWVIGGGTIAGLLCLMGVDSGVYSILGGMQLALGLCAVILVLVIPVPYGSVDPPKTRRPLSLYLDDEVLREGVRRLAFHIWILANGCVSALSLTFGLWLILEVTGEQGPAIAAQTGAVSVSLASESLTLCFQKWLMARVGLQGVMGISGLALMTHLIMMWVCGNVVLVVISFAGLGMGFALLWVSVRHNALLLATVSDQERESWASWWCWRVGVGAGAIVWGSCVDARTSLSLLFKPAAFIAASIAFVVAAAAVMTRSQGKTRRRIYHTLDLDMAADDDEDDEEEANEDDWLVKRAKKEGINL; from the exons ATGGGCGTGAGTGTGGAAGTCAAGGGCGGATGGCGCATCAATACCTTCCTTTTCTTGCTGACGGGGTCTCAGGCAGTGGTTCTGCCCTGGGCACCGGTCATCCTCAAGGCTACGAACCTCTCTGCTCAAA ATGTAGGAATCGTGATGGGCGTCATAACGTTCGTGGGCAGCGTCGGCGTCCATGGTTGCCTTGCGGCAATGAAGCGAACTCACAGCGGGGCAGCAAGGCGTCTGACTCTGCTGGTGTTGACGTTAGTAGGCTCAGTCCTCTACACAACCTCCGTCCTTCTCTTGCCTACTCTAGCTGGGGGAAACACCTGCCCCGCTTCATCCAGCGCGTCTTCTGTGATATCAAAGCCTCACGTACCTCCTGACGTCAATTCTGAATTTTCTTGGAATGTAACTAACTCAGTACTTGACAGAGTTTCTTCACCACCCTCTGAAATCAAGATCAGCTCCACTGCAAAAGAGAATCCCCGGCCATCTTCAACAACGACCAGCAATCTGAGTGAAAATTCGAGTTTTTCATCCACTGCTCCAAAAGAGACAGAAAAGGGGCCAACTAGTTTACCATCCCCCAAGCCCTCAACAAATGACCAAGGAAAAATTTCAGGAAGCATTCTCACGACAACTTTGACAAAATCTGAATCAACATCAACTACTATAGGGAGCCCCACACAAAGTAGTAAAACTACATTAAACATAGTAGGTGCTCATGATGCAACAACGCTTCCAGAGCCACACGAAGCAGAAAAACCAAAAGATCAAGCCCAGAGTGAAATCACAACCAAAGTTGATAGTTCTCTAGACAAGACGACTGGCTTAAAACATTTCCAATCTGACACAAGCATGATACACAAGGGTACATTATCTCAGAAACCTGATGCTAGCAAAGTTTCTCAAACAAGTTTTCATAGTTTTCATAATGGTGATCAAACGCAAAACTCTgctgaaaatattaatgatacaaGTGCAAGTTCATCTGATGatcttttctattattatgatgaagaagaagaagaagaagaagaacaaccaAACTCTAAGGCTAAACCCAGTGCCGAGAGTTACAAACAAAACCATTCATTTAATGCACGTAAAACTCAACACAATTACAAAACACATGAAAATCCTTTAGTGGGACGACAACCAGAAATGCCTCCAGTCGTGGCAGTTAGGGAAAATAACAGGCTTGCAAACAGGGGGGGTTCATTTGATGATTATGCTGAAGGTTTGCCACTTGAAAGGATAAACAACAGAGATGAGTGGAGTAATGCCTTTGTTAAACCTGAATTAACCAATAAAGTGGAAGCTAGTAGAACGCTACATTTGCCCAGGCAACAAGCATCTCGTCTCCATTCAGCCCAGTACAGGGACCATGAAAACGGAAGATATTATGATCCTCATAGTAGAAACGGCTACCATTTGCAGAACCATCCACTTCCCAGAACCCATAGGAAATCCTCTGGTACCTTTGATGACCAGTATGAGCAAAGGAGAAAACGATCTGTAAACCCTTCACAAATGACAACCGGCGCAGAAAAGGGAAAAACGGAAAATTCTGATACAGGTGATGCGGAATCTAGGAATGTGACCTCTGTTGATAAGGCTTACATTCGAAGCCTGGCTATAAACATCGAGTCGCCCGTTGGCATCCAGACGGGAGTGGCCATTCTCCTTATCTTAGGGACACTAGCGAGCGCTGGAATAGAGACGGGAGTAGCTCAGCTCTGGCACTGTCACTCCCACGGATACGACGAAGGCGGAGTGAGCCAAGACATCCTGCACCGAACCATCACCCACACTTTTCAGTTTAGCTTCTACGCCGCCCACAAGACTTGGGCAGGGTTAACATCGGGAGCGTGGGTGATAGGCGGAGGAACCATAGCTGGACTACTGTGCCTCATGGGCGTGGATTCAGGCGTTTACAGTATACTAGGAGGCATGCAGCTGGCTCTAGGATTATGTGCTGTCATTTTGGTTTTGGTAATCCCAGTCCCATATGGATCAGTGGACCCACCGAAGACCagaagacctctctctctttatctggaTGATGAG GTGCTACGCGAGGGAGTAAGGCGGCTTGCCTTCCACATCTGGATTCTGGCGAACGGATGCGTCTCTGCTCTGTCTCTCACCTTCGGCCTGTGGCTCATTCTGGAAGTGACGGGAGAACAg GGTCCAGCCATCGCGGCGCAGACAGGTGCCGTGTCGGTGTCACTAGCCTCAGAAAGCTTGACCTTGTGCTTTCAAAAGTGGCTCATGGCACGCGTGGGTCTCCAGGGCGTGATGGGCATCAGTGGCCTGGCCCTGATGACCCATCTGATCATGATGTGGGTCTGCGGTAATGTGGTCTTAGTGGTCATATCTTTCGCTGGACTTGGCATGGGCTTCGCGCTTCTCTGGGTCTCCGTCCGGCATAATGCTCTTCTTCTCGCTACTGTCA gcgacCAGGAACGAGAATCCTGGGCATCCTGGTGGTGTTGGCGGGTAGGGGTGGGAGCCGGGGCCATTGTATGGGGGTCCTGTGTGGACGCGAGGACGTCTTTGTCGCTGCTTTTCAAACCGGCTGCGTTTATAGCCGCTTCAATCGCCTTTGTCGTAGCCGCGGCAGCTGTCATGACCAG GAGTCAAGGCAAGACGCGACGAAGGATCTACCACACGCTCGACCTTGATATGGCTgctgacgacgacgaagacgatgaAGAAGAGGCTAACGAAGACGATTGGTTGGTGAAGAGGGCGAAGAAGGAGGGAATAAATCTATGA